A genomic stretch from Neomonachus schauinslandi chromosome 14, ASM220157v2, whole genome shotgun sequence includes:
- the SPECC1L gene encoding cytospin-A isoform X3 — protein MKKASRSVGSVPKVSGISKTQTVEKTKPENSSSASTGGKLVKPGTAASLSKTKSSDDLLAGMAGGVTVTNGVKGKKSTCPSTASSASAPAMTTVENKSKISTGTSSSKRSTSIGNKESGSTRERLRERTRLSQSKKLPSAGQGTNDVALAKRSRSRTATECDVRMSKSKSDNQISDKAALEAKVKDLLTLAKTKDVEILHLRNELRDMRAQLGINEDHSEGDEKSEEKEAIIAHQPTDVESTLLQLQEQNTAIREELNQLKNENRMLKDRLNALGFSLEQRLDNSEKLFGYQSLSPEITPGNQSDGGGTLTSSVEGSAPGSVEDLLSQDENTLMDHQHSNSMDNLDSECSEVYQPLTSSDDALDAPSSSESEGIPSIERSRKGSSGNASEVSVACLTERIHQMEENQHSTSEELQATLQELADLQQITQELNSENERLGEEKVILMESLCQQSDKLEHFSRQIEYFRSLLDEHHISYVIDEDVKSGRYMELEQRYMDLAENARFEREQLLGVQQHLSNTLKMAEQDNKEAQEMIGALKERNHHMERIIESEQKGKAALAATLEEYKATVASDQIEMNRLKAQLENEKQKVAELYSIHNSGDKSDIQDLLESVRLDKEKAETLASSLQEDLAHTRNDANRLQDTIAKVEDEYRAFQEEAKKQIEELNMTLEKLRSELEEKETERSDMKETIFELEDEVEQHRAVKLHDNLIISDLENTVKKLQDQKHDMEREIKTLHRRLREESAEWRQFQADLQTAVVIANDIKSEAQEEIGDLKRRLHEAQEKNEKLTKELEEIKSRKQEEERGRVYNYMNAVERDLAALRQGMGLSRRSSTSSEPTPTVKTLIKSFDSASQVPNPTAAAIPRTPLSPSPMKTPPAAAVSPMQRHSISGPISTSKPLTALSDKRPNYGEIPVQDFILVFGRSISPFGTTL, from the exons ACCAAGAGCAGTGATGACCTCTTAGCTGGAATGGCTGGAGGGGTGACAGTGACTAATGgtgttaaaggaaagaaaagcaccTGCCCTTCCACAGCATCTTCAGCATCGGCCCCTGCCATGACCACCGTGGAGAACAAATCCAAGATCAGCACAG GCACAAGTTCATCCAAGCGGAGCACTTCCATAGGTAATAAAGAATCCGGTTCTACTAGAGAAAGATTACGTGAACGTACCCGACTAAGCCAGAGCAAAAAACTACCTTCTGCGGGTCAGGGAACTAATGACGTGGCATTGGCCAAGCGTTCCCGCAGCCGCACGGCTACAGAATGTGATGTTCGCATGAGCAAGTCTAAGTCAGACAATCAGATCAGTGACAAAGCTGCTTTGGAAGCCAAAGTGAAAGATCTTCTCACATTGGCAAAAACCAAGGATGTGGAAATCTTACATTTGAGAAATGAACTCCGAGACATGCGTGCTCAGCTGGGCATTAATGAGGATCATTCCGAGGGTGATGAAAAATCTGAGGAGAAGGAAGCCATCATTGCTCACCAGCCAACTGACGTCGAGTCCACTTTACTGCAGTTGCAGGAACAGAATACTGCCATCCGGGAAGAACTCAACCagctaaaaaatgaaaacagaatgttaAAGGACAGGTTGAACGCGCTGGGCTTTTCCCTAGAGCAGAGGTTAGACAATTCCGAAAAACTGTTTGGTTATCAGTCCTTGAGCCCAGAAATCACCCCTGGCAACCAGAGTGATGGAGGAGGGACCCTGACCTCTTCGGTGGAAGGCTCTGCCCCTGGTTCTGTGGAGGATCTCTTGAGCCAGGATGAAAACACTCTCATGGACCATCAGCACAGTAACTCTATGGACAACCTAGACAGTGAGTGCAGTGAGGTGTACCAGCCCCTCACGTCGAGTGATGATGCCCTGGACGCACCATCGTCCTCAGAGTCCGAAGGCATTCCGAGCATAGAGCGCTCCCGGAAGGGGAGCAGTGGCAACGCGAGTGAAGTGTCCGTCGCTTGCTTGACAGAACGGATACATCAGATGGAAGAGAACCAACACAGCACAAGTGAGGAACTTCAGGCGACTCTGCAAGAGCTAGCTGATTTACAGCAGATAACCCAGGAACTGAACAGTGAAAATGAAAGGCTGGGGGAAGAGAAGGTTATTCTTATGGAGTCTTTATGTCAGCAGAGTGATAAGTTGGAACACTTTAGCCGACAGATTGAATATTTCCGCTCCCTTCTCGATGAGCATCACATTTCTTATGTCATAGACGAGGATGTGAAAAGCGGACGCTATATGGAATTGGAGCAACGTTATATGGACCTAGCAGAAAATGCCCGTTTTGAACGAGAGCAGCTTCTCGGTGTCCAGCAGCATTTAAGCAATACTTTGAAGATGGCAGAGCAAGACAACAAGGAAGCTCAAGAAATGATAGGGGCACTCAAAGAACGCAATCACCATATGGAGCGAATTATTGAGTCTGAGCAGAAGGGTAAAGCAGCCTTGGCAGCCACATTAGAGGAGTACAAAGCCACAGTGGCCAGTGATCAGATAGAGATGAACCGCCTGAAGGCTCAGCTGGAGAATGAAAAGCAGAAAGTGGCGGAGCTGTATTCCATCCATAACTCTGGAGACAAATCTGATATTCAGGATCTCCTGGAGAGTGTCAGGCTggacaaagaaaaagcagagactCTGGCTAGTAGCCTGCAGGAAGACCTAGCTCACACCCGAAATGATGCCAATCGATTGCAGGACACCATTGCAAAG GTAGAAGATGAATACCGAGCCTTCCAAGAAGAAGCTAAGAAACAAATAGAAGAATTGAATATGACATTAGAGAAACTAAGATCAGAgctagaagaaaaagagacagagaggagcgATATGAAAGAAACCATCTTTGAACTTGAAGATGAAGTAGAACAACACCGAGCCGTGAAACTTCACGACAACCTCATTATTTCTGATTTAGAGA ATACGGTTAAAAAACTCCAGGATCAAAAACATGACatggaaagagaaatcaagacacTCCACAGGAGACTTCGG GAAGAATCTGCGGAGTGGCGGCAGTTTCAGGCTGATCTCCAGACTGCTGTGGTCATTGCCAATGATATTAAATCTGAAGCCCAAGAGGAGATTGGCGATCTGAAGCGTCGGTTACATGAggctcaagaaaaaaatgagaaactcaCCAAAGAATTGGAGGAAATAAAGTCACGCAA GCAAGAGGAGGAGCGAGGCCGGGTGTACAACTACATGAATGCTGTGGAGAGAGACTTGGCAGCCTTAAGGCAAGGGATGGGACTGAGTAGAAGGTCCTCAACTTCCTCCGAGCCAACCCCTACGGTGAAAACCCTCATCAAGTCCTTTGACAGTGCATCGCAAG tACCAAACCCCACTGCAGCCGCGATTCCTCGCACGCCTTTGAGTCCAAGTCCTATGAAAACTCCTCCTGCCGCAGCTGTCTCGCCTATGCAG AGACATTCCATAAGTGGACCAATCTCTACATCCAAACCCCTGACAGCACTGTCAGATAAGAGACCAAACTATGGGGAGATCCCTGTTCAAG